One stretch of Segatella copri DNA includes these proteins:
- a CDS encoding DUF3127 domain-containing protein → MELQGKVIAVLPERSGVSARGEWKAQSFVIETHEQYPKKLCFDVFGADRLAQFNIQSGEELLVSFDIDAHEYQGRWFNSIRAWNIQRVDPNAVAGAMGGMQPGAFPPVGAPVAPAQPAAPANGATAAFPPVQPAAPAAEGGSADDLPF, encoded by the coding sequence ATGGAATTACAAGGAAAGGTTATTGCCGTTTTGCCTGAAAGAAGCGGCGTCTCTGCAAGAGGAGAGTGGAAAGCTCAGTCGTTCGTAATTGAAACCCACGAGCAGTATCCAAAGAAATTGTGCTTTGATGTTTTCGGAGCAGACCGTCTGGCTCAGTTCAACATTCAGAGTGGTGAGGAACTCCTGGTTTCTTTCGATATTGATGCTCACGAGTATCAGGGCCGTTGGTTCAACAGCATCCGTGCCTGGAACATCCAGCGTGTTGATCCTAACGCCGTAGCTGGTGCTATGGGCGGAATGCAGCCAGGTGCGTTTCCTCCAGTAGGTGCTCCTGTAGCTCCTGCTCAGCCAGCAGCTCCTGCTAATGGCGCAACTGCAGCATTCCCTCCAGTTCAGCCTGCAGCTCCTGCAGCAGAGGGTGGTAGCGCAGATGATCTTCCTTTCTAA
- the dnaN gene encoding DNA polymerase III subunit beta yields MRFTVSSSALSSKLNMLAKVIGSKNSLPILDCFLFQVANGEMSITASDSDNVIKSTLALTDHDGEGEFCVPNRVILDALKELPEQPLHFDVDAAGEAVAIKIVYQNGLYNFTGQSAEEYPRTQSMNDACTTVSLPTEMLINNISRSLFATANDELRPVMNGIYFDLTADALAIVASDGHKLVRSKNFTIKSESPSAFNLPKKPASLLKNILSKDGDDAIIKFDDRSAEIQFTDGVMRCRLIDGRYPNYNSVIPNNPNEVTVDRRGLQSALRRVLPFASESSQLIRFHIESGRFEVSSEDIDFSTSAKEQLSCEYNGSPISIGFKGSSLMEILSNLTSDNIIIQLADPSRAGIIVPAEQPENEDILMLIMPMLLND; encoded by the coding sequence ATGAGATTTACAGTATCAAGTTCTGCATTGAGCAGCAAGCTCAACATGCTCGCAAAAGTGATTGGAAGCAAGAATTCGTTGCCAATCCTCGATTGTTTCCTTTTCCAAGTTGCTAACGGTGAAATGAGCATCACGGCTAGCGATAGTGATAATGTCATCAAGAGTACACTCGCTCTTACCGACCACGATGGAGAAGGTGAGTTTTGTGTGCCTAACCGCGTAATCCTTGATGCGTTGAAGGAACTGCCTGAGCAGCCTCTTCACTTCGATGTGGATGCTGCCGGAGAAGCCGTTGCCATCAAGATTGTTTACCAGAACGGTCTTTACAACTTCACAGGTCAGAGCGCAGAGGAATATCCTCGCACACAGAGCATGAACGATGCTTGCACCACCGTTTCTTTGCCTACAGAAATGCTGATCAACAACATTTCACGCTCGCTCTTCGCTACAGCCAACGATGAGTTGCGCCCTGTCATGAACGGTATTTACTTCGACCTGACAGCAGATGCTCTCGCTATCGTAGCAAGCGATGGTCACAAGCTGGTTCGCAGCAAGAACTTCACTATCAAGAGCGAATCTCCTTCAGCATTCAACTTGCCTAAGAAGCCAGCTTCTCTGCTGAAGAACATTCTGAGCAAGGACGGCGACGACGCTATCATCAAGTTTGATGACCGAAGCGCAGAAATCCAGTTTACTGACGGCGTTATGAGATGCAGACTGATTGATGGCCGCTACCCTAACTACAACTCTGTTATTCCAAACAACCCTAACGAGGTTACAGTAGACCGCAGAGGCTTGCAGAGTGCTTTGCGCCGCGTATTGCCATTTGCAAGCGAGAGCAGCCAGCTCATCCGTTTCCACATCGAGTCAGGTCGATTCGAGGTTTCTTCTGAGGATATTGACTTCTCAACATCTGCAAAGGAACAGTTGTCTTGCGAATACAACGGCTCACCTATCAGCATCGGCTTCAAGGGAAGCAGTCTGATGGAAATCCTGAGCAATCTTACCAGCGACAACATCATCATCCAGCTGGCAGACCCAAGCCGTGCCGGAATCATCGTACCAGCAGAACAGCCTGAGAACGAAGATATTCTGATGCTCATCATGCCTATGCTCCTTAACGACTAA
- a CDS encoding 3'-5' exonuclease: MKLNLTKPLIVFDLETTGLDMIKDRIIQISYIKVMPDGTEDRKNLFVNPCKEIPAEVVALTGISNEDVKDAPTFKQLAATLEKEFTGCDFAGYNSNHFDVPMLAEEFLRAGIDFDFNKCRLIDAQTIFMKMERRNLAAAYKFYCGRKMEEDFEAHRADQDTEATYRVLMGELDKYAPGVQDEPERVLNNNMDELADFSKQKDNVDFAGRIVWEEVKDAQGNVVNDENGNPLKHEVFNFGKYKGWDVAEILTKDPGYFTWVLGSDFTNNTKQVLTRIRLREFNKRMGK, translated from the coding sequence ATGAAACTCAATTTGACAAAGCCTCTGATTGTGTTCGACCTGGAGACAACGGGTCTTGACATGATCAAGGATCGTATTATACAGATTTCTTACATCAAGGTAATGCCTGATGGAACTGAAGACCGCAAGAACCTCTTCGTAAATCCTTGCAAGGAGATTCCTGCCGAAGTAGTTGCCCTTACAGGCATCAGCAACGAAGATGTAAAAGATGCGCCAACCTTCAAGCAGCTGGCTGCCACATTAGAGAAGGAATTTACAGGTTGCGATTTCGCAGGCTACAATTCCAACCACTTCGATGTACCGATGCTCGCAGAAGAATTCCTGCGTGCTGGAATCGACTTCGATTTCAACAAGTGCCGTCTCATCGATGCGCAGACCATCTTCATGAAGATGGAACGCCGTAACCTGGCTGCTGCCTACAAGTTCTATTGCGGCAGAAAGATGGAGGAAGATTTCGAAGCTCATCGTGCAGATCAGGATACAGAGGCTACTTACCGCGTGCTCATGGGCGAGCTCGACAAGTATGCTCCAGGCGTGCAGGATGAACCTGAGCGCGTGCTCAACAACAACATGGATGAACTTGCCGATTTCTCTAAGCAAAAGGATAATGTAGATTTCGCCGGACGCATCGTTTGGGAAGAGGTAAAAGACGCCCAGGGCAACGTTGTAAACGATGAGAACGGAAATCCTTTGAAGCACGAAGTATTCAACTTCGGAAAATACAAAGGATGGGATGTGGCTGAGATTCTGACCAAAGATCCGGGTTATTTTACATGGGTCTTGGGAAGCGATTTCACCAACAATACCAAGCAGGTACTTACCCGCATCCGCCTTCGTGAATTCAACAAGAGAATGGGAAAATAA
- a CDS encoding bifunctional phosphopantothenoylcysteine decarboxylase/phosphopantothenate synthase: MLKGKKIVLGITGSIAAYKSCLIIRGLIKRGAEVQVVITPAGKEFITPITLSALTHKPVVSEFFSQRDGTWNSHVDLGLWADAMLIAPCTASTMGKMAHGIADNMLITTYLSMKAPVFIAPAMDLDMYKHPSTQANMKTLLGYGNHIIEPEVGFLASGLEGKGRMEEPDIIVECLDRFFDEQAQQNAETDEAASENCKEKESDKLDLKGKKIMITAGPTYEKIDPVRFIGNYSSGKMGFALAEECCRRGAEVTLVAGPVSLSCSEAIHRIDVESCEEMYQAATQAFASTDAAILCAAVADFKPSEIADRKIKREKDDLELRLVPTHDIAAALGKMKQKHQRIVAFALETNDEEANAQKKRKKKNADFIVLNSTRNPGTTFRTDDNQITIISEEGKKEYEKKPKTEVARDIINELAHLL; this comes from the coding sequence ATGTTAAAAGGAAAGAAAATCGTATTGGGCATTACGGGCTCTATTGCAGCCTACAAGTCTTGCCTCATCATACGAGGTCTCATCAAGCGGGGAGCCGAAGTACAAGTAGTCATTACGCCTGCAGGAAAGGAGTTCATCACTCCCATCACCCTTTCGGCTCTTACGCATAAGCCTGTGGTAAGCGAATTCTTCTCGCAGCGCGATGGAACCTGGAATTCGCACGTAGACTTAGGTTTATGGGCCGACGCCATGCTCATCGCTCCTTGCACAGCCTCTACCATGGGAAAGATGGCTCACGGAATTGCTGACAACATGCTCATCACAACCTATCTGTCAATGAAAGCGCCTGTTTTCATCGCTCCAGCCATGGACCTCGACATGTATAAGCATCCTTCTACCCAAGCCAACATGAAAACACTTCTGGGCTATGGAAATCACATCATAGAACCCGAAGTGGGATTCCTGGCAAGCGGACTGGAAGGAAAGGGACGCATGGAAGAACCTGATATTATCGTAGAATGCCTCGACAGATTCTTCGATGAACAGGCTCAGCAGAATGCAGAGACCGATGAAGCTGCATCAGAAAACTGCAAGGAAAAAGAAAGCGATAAGCTCGATTTGAAAGGCAAGAAGATCATGATTACAGCCGGACCAACTTACGAAAAGATTGACCCGGTACGTTTCATCGGCAATTATTCTTCCGGCAAAATGGGCTTTGCTCTTGCTGAAGAGTGCTGCCGTCGTGGTGCTGAGGTTACGCTGGTTGCAGGTCCGGTTTCGCTCAGCTGTTCCGAAGCCATTCATCGCATCGATGTAGAAAGTTGCGAGGAAATGTATCAGGCAGCCACACAAGCCTTCGCCTCAACCGATGCTGCCATTTTATGTGCTGCTGTTGCTGATTTCAAACCAAGCGAGATTGCTGACAGGAAAATCAAGCGCGAGAAAGATGATTTGGAACTCCGTCTCGTCCCTACTCACGATATTGCCGCAGCCCTTGGCAAGATGAAACAAAAACATCAGCGAATTGTGGCTTTCGCCTTGGAAACCAACGACGAAGAGGCTAATGCACAGAAAAAGCGCAAAAAGAAAAATGCCGATTTCATCGTGCTTAACTCTACTCGCAATCCGGGAACCACATTCCGTACGGATGACAACCAGATAACGATTATTTCTGAAGAGGGTAAGAAAGAATATGAGAAAAAACCGAAAACTGAAGTGGCTCGCGACATTATCAACGAGCTGGCTCATCTCTTGTAG
- a CDS encoding DUF4835 family protein yields MRKNRKLKWLATLSTSWLISCSPITSAAQELQAKITINHVQIQGTENRVFDNLQQTLEQFVNDRQWTNLQFRKNERIVCNFNITVSKYDKDQNIFTCKALIQANRPVYNSAYTSTLYNNVDENFTFKFAEFDQLEFTEERIDNQLTALLAYYAYLIIGLDLDSFAPKGGEDILQRCMNLTNNAQNLDFPGWKAFSDNRNRFAIISDYLDGAMEPFRMLQYNYYRKGLDEMANNVERGRTEITNTLLQDLKKARTDRPLSLLPQIWTDYKKDELANIYQKHGTQKEKESIYELLFSINPSQNSYWDKIKE; encoded by the coding sequence ATGAGAAAAAACCGAAAACTGAAGTGGCTCGCGACATTATCAACGAGCTGGCTCATCTCTTGTAGTCCCATCACATCAGCCGCTCAGGAGTTGCAGGCTAAGATTACCATCAACCATGTCCAGATTCAGGGCACGGAAAACCGGGTATTCGATAATCTGCAGCAAACTCTTGAGCAGTTTGTGAACGACAGGCAATGGACGAATCTTCAATTCAGGAAGAACGAGCGCATCGTGTGCAACTTCAATATCACGGTAAGCAAGTATGATAAAGACCAGAATATCTTTACCTGCAAGGCGCTCATCCAGGCCAACCGTCCCGTCTACAATTCAGCCTATACGTCCACCTTATATAATAATGTGGATGAAAACTTCACGTTCAAGTTTGCCGAGTTCGACCAGCTGGAGTTTACCGAAGAGCGGATTGACAACCAGCTAACGGCTCTGCTCGCCTACTATGCTTACCTCATCATCGGTTTAGATCTTGACAGTTTTGCGCCTAAAGGTGGTGAGGACATTCTGCAACGTTGCATGAACCTCACCAACAACGCCCAGAATCTTGATTTTCCGGGCTGGAAAGCGTTTAGTGACAACAGAAACCGGTTCGCCATCATTTCCGATTATCTCGACGGAGCCATGGAACCTTTCAGAATGCTGCAATACAACTATTACAGAAAAGGGCTCGATGAAATGGCGAATAATGTGGAACGTGGTAGAACTGAAATCACCAACACCCTGCTCCAGGATCTGAAGAAGGCACGTACGGACAGACCGCTCAGTCTGCTGCCACAAATCTGGACCGACTATAAGAAGGACGAGCTTGCTAACATCTATCAGAAACATGGCACTCAGAAAGAGAAAGAAAGCATTTATGAGCTACTCTTCTCCATCAATCCTTCTCAAAACTCATATTGGGACAAAATCAAGGAATAA
- the recN gene encoding DNA repair protein RecN: MLKQLYIKNFTLIDELDIPLYPGFSVITGETGAGKSIILGAIGLLLGNRADSKAIKAGRDRCVIEAHFDLSKYGMQDFFDANDIDYDAEDTIIRRELTAAGKSRAFINDTPVPLSKMRELGEQLVDIHSQHQNLLLQKEDFQLSVVDIIAHDEKQKKAYLAEYKNYKKAKQQLEDLKAEIAKNRENEEFMRFQFKELDDANLQEGELEQLEQEAETLSHSEDIKTALYEADNALSGEDGSILDKLKNAAQQIDNIKEVYPDVKEVAERMQSSYIELKDIAQEISGSVDNVEFDPNRLETINSRLDQLYSLQQKFHVENVEELIATRERINEQLQHIDNGDEDIEELEKQVALLLAKAEKLAGDLTAIRTKSARKIEEEMKKRLIPLGIPNVRFEISFSAKPLSSDGVDKVNFLFSANKSTLLQPVSQVASGGEIARVMLSLKAMISGAVKLPTIIFDEIDTGVSGKIAEKMAEIMTEMGNLNRQVISITHLPQIASMGTHHYKVLKEETEEGTLSHMKELNEQQRIEEIAQMLSGSDITPAALANAKELLNKHKQHK, encoded by the coding sequence ATGCTCAAGCAATTATACATCAAGAATTTCACGTTGATTGACGAGTTGGACATTCCTCTTTATCCTGGATTCTCAGTCATCACGGGCGAGACGGGTGCCGGAAAAAGCATCATTCTCGGAGCCATCGGACTGCTTCTGGGCAACCGTGCTGACAGCAAGGCCATCAAGGCTGGAAGAGACCGATGCGTGATAGAAGCCCACTTCGATCTGTCAAAATACGGAATGCAGGATTTCTTCGATGCTAACGATATTGATTATGATGCAGAAGACACCATCATCCGCCGCGAACTGACTGCTGCCGGAAAAAGCCGTGCCTTCATCAACGATACGCCTGTTCCGTTGAGCAAGATGAGAGAACTGGGCGAACAGCTCGTCGATATTCATTCGCAGCACCAGAACCTCCTACTGCAGAAGGAAGACTTCCAGCTCAGCGTGGTCGACATTATTGCCCACGACGAAAAGCAGAAGAAGGCTTATCTTGCCGAATACAAGAACTATAAAAAGGCTAAGCAGCAGCTGGAAGACCTGAAAGCGGAAATCGCAAAGAACAGGGAGAACGAGGAATTCATGCGCTTCCAGTTTAAGGAACTGGATGATGCAAACCTGCAGGAAGGCGAACTTGAGCAACTGGAACAGGAAGCAGAAACCCTGAGCCATTCTGAAGACATCAAGACTGCGCTCTATGAAGCAGATAATGCTCTCTCGGGCGAAGACGGCAGTATTCTCGACAAACTGAAAAATGCAGCCCAGCAGATTGACAATATCAAGGAGGTTTATCCGGATGTGAAAGAGGTGGCTGAGCGAATGCAGAGCAGCTATATAGAACTCAAGGATATTGCCCAGGAAATAAGCGGAAGCGTTGACAATGTTGAGTTTGACCCGAACCGGCTTGAAACCATCAATTCCCGGCTTGACCAGCTCTACTCGCTCCAGCAGAAATTCCATGTGGAAAATGTAGAAGAACTCATCGCCACTCGCGAGCGAATCAACGAACAGTTGCAGCACATAGATAATGGAGATGAAGACATAGAAGAGCTGGAAAAGCAAGTTGCCCTTCTGCTTGCCAAGGCTGAAAAGCTGGCTGGTGATCTGACTGCCATCCGAACGAAATCGGCAAGAAAGATAGAAGAAGAAATGAAGAAACGTCTCATTCCTCTGGGAATTCCAAACGTCCGCTTCGAAATTTCATTCTCTGCCAAGCCGCTCAGTTCTGATGGTGTTGACAAGGTAAATTTCCTGTTCAGCGCCAACAAGAGCACGCTTCTCCAGCCGGTGAGTCAGGTTGCTTCCGGTGGAGAAATCGCCCGCGTCATGCTTTCTCTGAAGGCTATGATCAGCGGCGCCGTAAAACTGCCAACCATCATCTTCGATGAAATCGACACGGGAGTAAGCGGTAAGATTGCTGAAAAGATGGCTGAAATCATGACAGAGATGGGCAACCTGAACCGTCAGGTTATTTCCATCACCCACCTGCCGCAGATTGCTTCCATGGGAACCCATCATTACAAGGTTCTGAAAGAAGAAACCGAAGAGGGAACTCTTTCTCACATGAAGGAACTCAACGAGCAGCAGCGTATAGAAGAAATCGCCCAGATGCTCAGCGGAAGCGACATTACGCCTGCTGCCCTGGCAAATGCTAAGGAGTTGCTCAATAAACACAAGCAACACAAATAA